The following proteins come from a genomic window of Clupea harengus chromosome 22, Ch_v2.0.2, whole genome shotgun sequence:
- the ptmab gene encoding prothymosin alpha-B isoform X2, with protein MADTKSKVDSATEISAKDLKEKKLVEEKENGKDAATNGKNEENGEPEVDDEDDEEVDEEDEDEDGEGDEEDDEEDDDDLGGGTKRAAEDDDEDDDEDDVDPKKQKTDDDD; from the exons ATGGCAGACACAAAGTCTAAAGTAGATTCTGCAACTGAAATCTCCGCAAAG GATCTGAAAGAGAAGAAGCTcgtggaagagaaggagaatggaAAGGATGCCGCCACCAATGGCAAG AACGAGGAGAATGGTGAACCAGAAGTAGATGACGAAGATGATGAGGAAGTGGATGAAGAGGACGAGGATGAAGATGGGGAAG gagatgaggaagatgatgaggaagacGACGATGATCTTGGTGGTGGCACAAAACGGGCAGCTGAGGATGATgacgaagatgatgatgag GATGACGTAGACCCCAAGAAGCAGAAAACTGACGACGACGACTAA
- the si:ch1073-184j22.2 gene encoding dual specificity protein phosphatase 14, with protein MSVSQITPTLFLSGADAALNQALVNRKGITLIINVTLSHSCPIYPGVECVRVPVSDLPHARLGDHFDRVAARIHGNRCGGTLVHCAVGLSRSPALVMAYLMKHKGRTLRQAHGQVQESRPAIRLNAGFWEQLLDYERRLYGKNTVKVAAPLEPIMPAKRPVGALRYGCERVGRAPIKYYSEW; from the coding sequence ATGTCTGTCTCCCAGATCACCCCCACGCTCTTCCTGAGTGGGGCTGACGCTGCTCTCAACCAGGCCTTGGTCAACCGCAAAGGCATAACCCTCATCATCAATGTCACGCTGTCCCACTCCTGCCCCATCTACCCGGGGGTGGAGTGTGTCCGTGTCCCTGTGTCTGACCTGCCCCATGCCCGCCTCGGGGACCACTTTGACCGCGTGGCGGCACGCATCCACGGCAACCGGTGCGGGGGCACACTGGTGCACTGCGCAGTGGGCTTGAGCCGCTCGCCGGCACTGGTTATGGCCTACCTCATGAAGCACAAGGGGCGGACGCTGCGGCAGGCCCACGGCCAAGTGCAGGAGAGCCGGCCCGCCATCCGCCTCAACGCGGGCTTCTGGGAACAGCTGCTGGACTATGAGAGGAGGCTCTACGGCAAGAACACGGTGAAGGTGGCAGCCCCTTTGGAGCCCATCATGCCCGCCAAGCGCCCTGTGGGTGCTCTCAGATATGGATGTGAGCGAGTTGGCAGAGCCCCCATCAAATACTACTCTGAGTGGTGA
- the ptmab gene encoding prothymosin alpha-B isoform X1 — MADTKSKVDSATEISAKDLKEKKLVEEKENGKDAATNGKENEENGEPEVDDEDDEEVDEEDEDEDGEGDEEDDEEDDDDLGGGTKRAAEDDDEDDDEDDVDPKKQKTDDDD, encoded by the exons ATGGCAGACACAAAGTCTAAAGTAGATTCTGCAACTGAAATCTCCGCAAAG GATCTGAAAGAGAAGAAGCTcgtggaagagaaggagaatggaAAGGATGCCGCCACCAATGGCAAG GAGAACGAGGAGAATGGTGAACCAGAAGTAGATGACGAAGATGATGAGGAAGTGGATGAAGAGGACGAGGATGAAGATGGGGAAG gagatgaggaagatgatgaggaagacGACGATGATCTTGGTGGTGGCACAAAACGGGCAGCTGAGGATGATgacgaagatgatgatgag GATGACGTAGACCCCAAGAAGCAGAAAACTGACGACGACGACTAA